One window from the genome of Mycolicibacterium gadium encodes:
- a CDS encoding formate/nitrite transporter family protein, whose protein sequence is MSQTSRRELGDSNRPIEDELEDAFARMIDEGTQRLHRTWREVLATGFFGGTEVAMGVLAYLSVLHATHNSLLAGLAFSIGFLALLLGRSELFTEGFLVPVTTVAAKRASVGQLFKLWTGTLAANLAGGWVLMWLIMKAYPKLHEQTIESATHFIAAPISAETVALTLLGGMAITLMTRMQHGTDSMFGKIAAAVAGAFLLAGLQMFHSILDSLLIFGAIATGSAPFGYLSWLSWFGYTLAGNIVGGLGLVTLLRLVRTKDRLREEREEADDEPDGSGEEVD, encoded by the coding sequence GTGAGCCAGACGAGTCGGCGCGAGCTCGGCGATTCCAACCGTCCCATCGAAGACGAACTCGAGGACGCCTTCGCCCGAATGATCGATGAGGGTACGCAGCGCCTACACCGAACATGGCGCGAAGTGCTGGCGACGGGCTTTTTCGGCGGTACCGAAGTCGCGATGGGCGTCCTCGCCTATCTGTCGGTCCTGCATGCCACGCATAACTCGCTGCTGGCCGGGCTGGCCTTCTCGATTGGATTTCTCGCCCTACTCCTGGGCCGCAGCGAGCTCTTCACCGAGGGTTTCCTGGTGCCGGTCACGACAGTGGCGGCCAAACGGGCCAGTGTGGGCCAGCTGTTCAAGCTGTGGACCGGCACGCTGGCGGCCAACCTCGCCGGCGGTTGGGTGTTGATGTGGCTGATCATGAAGGCCTACCCGAAGTTGCACGAGCAGACCATCGAGTCAGCCACCCACTTCATCGCCGCACCGATATCGGCGGAAACGGTGGCATTGACCCTGCTCGGCGGAATGGCGATCACCCTGATGACGCGCATGCAGCACGGCACCGACTCGATGTTCGGGAAGATCGCAGCCGCCGTCGCCGGGGCGTTCCTGCTGGCGGGGCTGCAGATGTTCCATTCCATCCTGGACTCGCTGCTGATCTTCGGAGCAATTGCGACCGGTAGCGCTCCGTTCGGGTACCTCAGCTGGCTCAGCTGGTTCGGCTACACCCTCGCCGGCAACATCGTCGGCGGCCTAGGACTCGTCACGCTTCTTCGGTTGGTGCGTACCAAGGACCGCCTCCGAGAGGAGCGCGAGGAAGCTGACGATGAACCGGACGGCAGTGGTGAGGAGGTCGACTGA
- a CDS encoding type I polyketide synthase, giving the protein MLAENNTREPLAIVGIGCRFPGGGESAEDFWNLLCNETDATRDVPETRWHAARYHDPNPAKIGKIATRRGGFLNEIDQFDPQFFGMSPREAHSLDPQQRLLLHATWEALEDGGIAADRLAGTNVGVFVGGFTLDYQLLQNQGRTSRYRFKAHSATGMMMTMLANRISHAFDFRGPSMAIDTACSSSLVAVHLAAQSIWNHECEIALAGGVNIMAGPNTAIAESRSGFLSPEGRSKAFDDSADGYARGEGGAIVVIKPLRQALDDGDDIYAQILGTAVSQDGHTDGITVPREEAQEAAIKTALNRAGIHAAEVGYVEAHGTGTPVGDPIEMRALASALTSDRPSNHPLLIGSVKTNIGHLEAGAGVAGLIKAALVVKHGYIPANLHLRTPTRHVSLAELKIDIPRTGQPFPSGARRVVGVNSFGFGGTNAHVVLAEPPTAVSAPGRENSTSLPLAVLPISARSEEALVATAGRLAGHLDTHPELTLADLGYTLGQRRVHLSHRHVVVADSIRDLREQLQALADGGQISTGRVSTPAPRLAFVCTGMGPQWWKMCRGLLDVFPVFTESITRSDKELSRYTDWSLLDELRWDEPQSRMTETEVSQPANFAIQVALAEQLAHFGITPDAVIGHSAGEVAAHHLAGLLTFEQAIHVIYHRSRLQQRTSGQGRMLAVGLDAESLMQTVDARALDEFGRRVSVAAINSPSAVTIAGDGDVLEDIAGQLDQAGVFNRRLAVKVPYHTHYMDAVKDDLFSALESQSSKAATLPLYSTVTGELLDGYDAGAAYWWQNTRATVLFEPALRRMLDDGYTQFVELGPHPVLAASIFETAGAQRVSVVATQRRDQDDSRTLLNCVGALHCHGHDVEWNAVHPRGRGSLLKLPSYPWQSKRYWEETQEAAESLFYRAVHPLLGQPVSGVHPTWEAEISAVLNAFLADHRIQNSIVVPGAVYIEMALAAAEETYGSIHSVDNLVLHRAVLLDDTCDPILRTTLNQDTGSLEFAAFTATADGDLKWTITATAELNMLSAAPTRRGTPQICEPVTTVSADDFYARTAAIGFEYGEAFRSVQSVTAGEDWAAAELGIPAPISDELDDYRFHPALIDGAFQTLFGAPFLGQQENDEPFLPTRIRRVSVYSRPDAQMRVHVDVVSATSEAVECDITITDRPGNTLAVIDGFVVQSLSASSRMSPAHIDKGLYELHWEKTPDQSREDTASAGSWLILLDDFGIGAAMTDELRRRGHRVHTVGRQSVELLTATEGGYLVNPRRPEQMTELVATHLRREKDFAGVIDCWPVDMSEAATDTNLHVGAFTVLRLVKALAEHGNSKPRLHLITANAQPASPSQATQPDQATIWGLGRVIGHQEFAEHWGGLIDIDQADDRTRTAIRICDQVLDSESEDQIAIRGCATLVPRLRPCRSLTKPFPTKLTPDATYVVTGGTGALGRVVATYLAERGARHITLLGRTPIPPRDQWSTLTEDDPHFATVTAIRAVERLGAQITTASVDITDTDQMAGWLRSHVRDGGRPIRGIVHAAGSVADQLLVNMSEDDFAKVLAPKVIGARVLHDTFMSHDLEFFIMFGSAGSTIAAPGQGNYAAANAFLDAFAHYRRAQGLPAITIGWGPWSVGMVEDLKLEKVYAQRGIELITPAVGKRILDRLVNQKVSSVVAITADWNRARHIGLGGRFPAMFAELEAAENSVQELGSESSILDILAVTAEADRRPVITEHVQRVVAAVFDCAVTDIAPDDMLDDIGLDSMMAMDFRVRVNSMFSIDLPVLEILQGVSVNSLSERILAELRSIHGEPATTEQPVQPQPIVADDLDHLMGELSEAEMRELLAELDASTAEPNSGGMP; this is encoded by the coding sequence ATGTTGGCTGAAAACAACACCCGCGAGCCGTTGGCGATCGTCGGAATCGGCTGCCGTTTTCCTGGCGGAGGCGAGTCGGCCGAAGACTTCTGGAACCTGCTGTGCAACGAAACCGACGCTACCCGCGACGTCCCTGAAACGCGTTGGCATGCCGCTCGGTATCACGATCCGAACCCCGCGAAGATCGGCAAGATCGCCACGCGACGCGGTGGATTCCTCAACGAAATCGACCAGTTCGACCCACAGTTCTTCGGAATGTCACCCCGCGAGGCACATTCGCTCGATCCGCAGCAGCGACTCCTGCTGCACGCCACCTGGGAGGCGCTGGAGGACGGGGGAATTGCCGCCGACAGACTGGCGGGCACCAACGTAGGTGTCTTCGTCGGCGGATTCACTCTCGATTATCAGCTGCTGCAGAACCAAGGGCGCACCAGCCGGTACCGATTCAAGGCCCATTCAGCCACCGGAATGATGATGACGATGCTGGCGAACCGCATCTCTCATGCGTTCGACTTCCGCGGGCCGAGCATGGCGATCGACACGGCTTGCTCCAGCTCTCTGGTGGCCGTACATCTTGCTGCGCAGAGCATCTGGAACCACGAATGCGAGATTGCGCTTGCCGGCGGCGTGAACATCATGGCCGGGCCGAACACCGCCATCGCGGAGTCGAGGAGCGGGTTCCTGAGCCCGGAGGGACGCTCGAAGGCTTTCGATGACTCCGCGGACGGGTACGCACGCGGGGAAGGGGGCGCAATCGTCGTCATCAAGCCGCTCCGGCAGGCGCTCGACGACGGCGATGACATCTACGCACAGATTCTCGGCACTGCGGTGTCGCAGGACGGTCACACCGACGGCATAACGGTGCCCCGCGAGGAAGCTCAAGAGGCAGCGATCAAAACGGCACTGAATCGCGCCGGTATCCACGCGGCCGAAGTGGGATACGTGGAGGCACACGGCACTGGAACGCCGGTCGGCGATCCGATTGAGATGAGGGCGCTGGCGAGCGCGTTGACTTCCGACCGACCATCAAACCACCCTCTGCTCATCGGATCGGTCAAGACCAACATCGGCCACCTCGAGGCCGGCGCAGGGGTAGCAGGTCTGATCAAGGCGGCGTTGGTCGTCAAGCACGGCTACATTCCCGCCAACCTCCATTTGCGCACCCCTACCCGCCACGTCTCGCTCGCGGAACTCAAGATCGATATCCCTCGAACGGGGCAGCCATTCCCCAGCGGTGCACGACGTGTCGTGGGGGTCAACTCCTTTGGGTTCGGCGGCACCAACGCCCATGTCGTGCTCGCCGAGCCGCCGACCGCAGTGAGCGCCCCGGGGCGGGAAAACTCCACGTCGCTGCCGCTTGCCGTTCTGCCGATCTCGGCGCGCAGCGAGGAAGCGCTCGTCGCAACCGCCGGACGTTTGGCCGGACACCTGGATACCCATCCAGAGCTCACGTTAGCGGATCTCGGCTACACGCTCGGCCAGAGACGTGTCCACCTCAGCCACCGTCACGTCGTGGTCGCCGACAGCATTCGCGATCTGCGGGAACAACTTCAAGCCCTCGCCGACGGCGGGCAGATTTCGACGGGCCGCGTCAGCACCCCAGCGCCGCGACTGGCGTTCGTCTGCACGGGTATGGGCCCCCAGTGGTGGAAAATGTGCCGTGGGTTGCTCGACGTTTTTCCCGTCTTCACCGAAAGCATCACACGCAGCGACAAAGAGCTGTCGCGATACACGGACTGGTCGCTCTTGGACGAACTCCGATGGGACGAGCCGCAGTCGCGTATGACTGAGACGGAAGTGTCGCAGCCCGCGAACTTCGCCATCCAAGTCGCACTGGCTGAGCAGCTTGCTCACTTCGGAATCACCCCGGATGCCGTAATCGGCCATAGCGCAGGCGAAGTGGCTGCACATCATCTCGCCGGTCTGCTCACCTTCGAGCAGGCGATTCACGTCATCTACCACCGCAGCCGTCTCCAGCAACGGACGAGTGGGCAAGGACGGATGCTGGCTGTCGGCCTCGATGCCGAATCGCTCATGCAAACGGTCGACGCGAGAGCGCTCGACGAGTTCGGTCGGCGGGTCTCAGTGGCCGCGATCAACAGCCCGTCGGCGGTGACCATCGCAGGAGACGGTGATGTCCTCGAGGACATCGCCGGGCAGCTGGACCAGGCAGGGGTCTTCAATCGCCGGCTGGCAGTCAAGGTGCCCTACCACACCCACTACATGGACGCGGTGAAGGACGATCTATTCAGCGCCCTGGAGAGTCAATCTTCGAAAGCCGCCACGCTTCCGCTGTATTCCACGGTCACCGGCGAGCTGCTGGACGGCTACGACGCCGGCGCCGCGTACTGGTGGCAGAACACTCGCGCCACCGTTCTATTCGAGCCGGCACTGCGCCGAATGCTCGATGACGGCTACACCCAATTCGTCGAACTGGGTCCACATCCCGTGCTGGCGGCGTCGATATTCGAAACCGCTGGTGCGCAGAGGGTTTCGGTGGTAGCTACCCAGCGGCGTGATCAGGACGACAGCCGAACCCTGCTGAACTGTGTCGGTGCTCTGCACTGCCACGGGCACGATGTCGAGTGGAACGCCGTGCACCCGCGCGGACGGGGGAGTCTTCTCAAGCTGCCCTCGTACCCATGGCAGAGCAAGCGGTACTGGGAGGAGACGCAGGAAGCGGCGGAGTCGCTGTTCTACCGTGCGGTGCATCCACTTCTCGGGCAGCCGGTCAGCGGCGTCCATCCGACGTGGGAAGCCGAGATCAGCGCCGTCCTCAACGCATTCCTCGCTGACCATCGAATTCAGAACAGCATCGTCGTGCCTGGGGCTGTCTACATCGAAATGGCCCTCGCCGCCGCCGAGGAAACATACGGGTCGATTCACAGCGTGGACAACCTCGTGCTCCACCGTGCCGTCCTGCTCGACGACACGTGCGATCCCATCCTCCGGACGACCCTCAACCAGGACACCGGGAGCCTGGAATTCGCCGCATTCACTGCCACGGCCGACGGCGACCTCAAGTGGACGATCACCGCCACCGCAGAGCTCAACATGCTTTCGGCGGCACCCACCCGTCGCGGCACACCGCAGATTTGCGAGCCGGTCACCACGGTCAGTGCCGACGACTTCTACGCGCGCACGGCGGCCATAGGGTTCGAATACGGCGAAGCCTTTCGATCCGTGCAAAGCGTGACAGCCGGCGAGGACTGGGCGGCTGCCGAACTCGGGATCCCCGCGCCGATCTCCGACGAACTCGACGACTACCGTTTTCATCCGGCGCTTATCGACGGTGCCTTCCAAACACTCTTCGGTGCACCGTTTCTCGGGCAACAAGAGAACGACGAGCCATTTCTTCCGACCCGCATCCGGCGCGTCTCCGTCTACAGCCGACCCGACGCGCAGATGCGGGTTCACGTCGACGTCGTGTCGGCAACGAGCGAGGCCGTCGAATGCGACATCACCATCACCGATCGACCGGGAAATACGCTCGCCGTCATCGACGGCTTCGTCGTGCAATCGCTGAGCGCGTCGTCTCGGATGTCACCCGCTCACATCGACAAGGGCCTGTACGAACTGCATTGGGAGAAAACACCCGACCAGTCCCGTGAGGACACGGCGTCCGCTGGGTCATGGCTGATCCTCCTCGACGACTTCGGTATCGGCGCAGCCATGACCGACGAGCTACGCCGCCGCGGACACCGCGTACACACTGTCGGCCGGCAATCCGTCGAATTGCTCACCGCCACCGAGGGGGGATACCTGGTGAACCCTCGTCGCCCCGAGCAGATGACCGAGTTGGTCGCCACTCACCTCCGCCGGGAAAAAGATTTCGCGGGTGTCATCGACTGCTGGCCCGTCGACATGTCCGAAGCCGCGACCGACACGAACCTCCACGTGGGTGCGTTCACGGTCCTCCGTCTCGTCAAAGCGCTCGCGGAGCACGGCAACAGCAAGCCACGCCTGCATCTGATCACAGCCAATGCGCAACCGGCGTCGCCCTCGCAGGCGACGCAACCCGACCAGGCGACCATCTGGGGTCTCGGCCGAGTCATCGGCCACCAGGAGTTCGCCGAACACTGGGGCGGCCTGATCGACATCGACCAAGCAGATGACCGCACTCGAACCGCCATACGCATCTGCGACCAGGTTCTCGACAGCGAATCCGAGGACCAGATCGCGATCCGCGGATGCGCCACCTTGGTCCCGCGTCTTCGCCCATGCAGAAGCCTCACCAAGCCCTTCCCCACCAAACTCACCCCAGACGCAACGTATGTCGTCACCGGCGGCACGGGAGCACTCGGTCGTGTGGTGGCTACCTACCTGGCTGAACGGGGGGCGCGGCACATCACGTTGTTGGGTCGCACTCCGATCCCGCCAAGAGACCAGTGGTCGACGCTCACCGAGGACGATCCCCACTTCGCCACCGTCACCGCGATCCGGGCCGTCGAACGCCTCGGCGCCCAGATCACCACCGCCAGCGTCGATATCACCGATACCGATCAGATGGCAGGGTGGCTGCGGAGCCATGTCCGAGACGGCGGTCGGCCGATCCGCGGCATCGTCCATGCCGCGGGATCGGTCGCCGACCAACTTCTCGTCAACATGAGCGAGGATGACTTCGCCAAGGTGCTTGCGCCGAAAGTCATCGGTGCTCGCGTGTTGCATGACACCTTCATGAGCCACGATCTGGAATTCTTCATCATGTTCGGTTCCGCGGGATCGACCATCGCTGCGCCGGGGCAGGGTAATTACGCCGCCGCCAACGCGTTCCTCGATGCTTTCGCGCATTACCGTCGGGCACAGGGGCTTCCAGCTATCACCATCGGGTGGGGACCGTGGTCGGTGGGGATGGTCGAAGACCTCAAGTTGGAAAAGGTATACGCCCAGCGTGGCATCGAGCTGATCACACCCGCCGTGGGGAAACGAATCCTGGATCGTCTGGTGAATCAAAAGGTGTCCAGCGTCGTCGCCATCACGGCCGACTGGAATCGCGCCCGGCACATCGGTCTTGGCGGCCGATTCCCCGCGATGTTCGCTGAGCTCGAAGCGGCCGAGAACTCAGTGCAGGAACTCGGCTCGGAATCTTCGATACTCGACATTCTCGCTGTCACCGCGGAAGCCGACAGACGCCCCGTGATCACCGAGCACGTCCAGCGCGTCGTCGCCGCCGTCTTCGATTGCGCCGTGACCGACATCGCCCCCGACGACATGCTGGATGACATCGGCCTGGACTCCATGATGGCGATGGATTTCAGGGTGAGGGTCAACTCGATGTTCTCCATCGATCTGCCCGTGCTTGAGATACTTCAGGGCGTCAGCGTGAATTCCTTGTCCGAGCGCATCCTCGCCGAGCTGCGCTCGATCCACGGTGAGCCCGCGACCACCGAACAACCGGTGCAGCCTCAACCGATCGTCGCTGACGACTTGGACCATCTGATGGGCGAGCTGTCGGAAGCCGAGATGAGGGAGCTACTCGCCGAACTCGATGCGTCCACCGCAGAGCCGAATTCCGGTGGGATGCCCTGA
- a CDS encoding MlaD family protein: MTRRPMYTVRVLLAAVVISISAACQLDPTRLPVPGAFNPHDDAYNIKVEFSSVLNLPARAKVDSGGVQVGVLDHVQLEGNTAVAYVEIAGDTTLSDNTRAELRQATPLGDIYIALLSPEDRSAATLRDGDTIPLRNTAPADNVEDLLRSMSNLVGGGAIGTLQTTVVEANKAFPDDPAELTRMQHTVAGVLNDLAVNQDTINGMLSSMENISTAMAANTTVFNRLVAEGPAKLEGLSEITLAILNTVNGSRDIGTLNAELLTPIAGDLMQMLSHLTPMVGTMATVDTTIPVLADKFVAFLRYKLLGFFRKGGPKFTVTELHPPTGREGVDPADKADAAVEAMQTMGLLPP; the protein is encoded by the coding sequence ATGACCCGACGACCGATGTACACCGTCCGCGTACTGCTGGCCGCAGTGGTGATCAGCATCAGTGCGGCGTGCCAGCTGGATCCGACTCGGCTGCCGGTCCCGGGCGCCTTCAACCCGCACGATGATGCGTACAACATCAAGGTTGAATTCTCCAGCGTTCTCAACCTGCCGGCCCGAGCCAAGGTGGACTCCGGTGGTGTGCAGGTCGGCGTCCTCGATCATGTTCAGCTCGAAGGCAACACGGCGGTCGCCTACGTCGAAATAGCCGGTGACACGACCCTTTCCGATAACACGCGCGCTGAACTCCGCCAGGCAACTCCGCTCGGTGACATCTACATCGCACTGCTGTCACCGGAGGATCGGTCGGCGGCGACCCTGCGGGACGGCGACACCATCCCGTTGCGCAACACCGCACCGGCCGACAACGTGGAAGACCTCCTACGGTCCATGTCGAATCTGGTGGGCGGCGGCGCGATCGGCACGTTGCAAACCACCGTGGTCGAGGCCAACAAGGCGTTCCCGGATGACCCTGCTGAGCTGACCCGCATGCAGCACACCGTCGCCGGAGTGCTCAACGACCTTGCGGTCAACCAAGACACCATCAACGGCATGCTCTCCAGCATGGAGAACATCAGCACCGCGATGGCGGCGAATACGACTGTGTTCAATCGGTTGGTCGCCGAAGGCCCGGCGAAGCTCGAAGGTCTTTCGGAGATCACACTGGCAATCCTCAACACGGTCAACGGCTCTCGCGATATCGGCACGCTCAACGCAGAACTGCTCACCCCGATCGCGGGCGATCTGATGCAGATGCTTTCCCACCTCACGCCGATGGTCGGGACGATGGCGACCGTCGACACCACCATCCCGGTACTGGCCGACAAGTTTGTCGCGTTCCTGCGCTACAAGCTCCTCGGGTTCTTCCGTAAGGGCGGACCGAAATTCACCGTCACCGAACTTCATCCACCGACCGGACGCGAGGGTGTGGATCCCGCGGACAAGGCCGACGCGGCGGTCGAGGCGATGCAAACGATGGGACTGCTGCCGCCATGA
- a CDS encoding NAD(P)/FAD-dependent oxidoreductase — MSPQAREALALRIKSRLTQGGHPATDHDIGIIGGGVAALTLALEIRRARPATRIAVIEPNAHPVPEITHTVGESTVEVSAHYLRDRLGLGDHLQSAQLRKMGLRMFFSDELNTDIAQRVELGSSSFVPQVTYQIDRGRLENELARRCLSEGVEIACGRVRSVDFGQDDGPHTITVQNGDAVAHMTARWVVDASGRNRALSRQLDLKRENEHHCNAVWFRVAAEVDIGRWSDEPSWQARLHEGDRAMSTNHLMGEGYWVWLIRLASGATSVGIVADPAFHAFDDFNTLARAKAWLSAHEPQCAAVLAELDDLIMDFRVMKKYSHGATKVFDGHDRWCLTGDAGVFLDPLYSSGLDLVAIGNGLITDMVVRDLDGEDVLARSQISDSLYRSLTEMWLAVYQDQYTLMGSAPVMSSKIVWDIAFYWGFVGLLYTNDRFVRVADEPDFVPHLEGLIALSNRVQRFFREWAAVEVGESSLAFVDLYAPLKFMELLHIAMMGKAANFTEQFEANARLLRQLAGQLVETVIADKSAMFGDDDTMHQVQEWQRDSLLRELRSVYRREQASNPVSGDWIVATTPALQSS, encoded by the coding sequence ATGAGTCCGCAGGCGCGCGAAGCGCTTGCGCTGCGAATCAAGTCGCGCCTCACGCAGGGCGGCCATCCGGCAACGGATCACGACATCGGCATCATCGGCGGAGGCGTGGCGGCGCTGACGCTGGCACTGGAGATTCGCCGGGCCCGTCCGGCGACACGAATCGCGGTCATCGAACCCAACGCTCATCCGGTACCGGAGATCACCCATACGGTCGGTGAGTCCACGGTCGAGGTCTCCGCGCACTATCTGCGCGACCGGCTGGGATTGGGTGATCACTTGCAGTCCGCTCAACTGCGCAAGATGGGGCTCCGGATGTTCTTCTCCGACGAGCTCAACACCGACATTGCGCAGCGCGTCGAACTCGGCAGCTCGTCTTTCGTCCCTCAGGTGACGTATCAAATCGATCGCGGCAGGTTGGAGAACGAGCTCGCACGTCGTTGCCTTTCGGAGGGAGTCGAGATCGCCTGTGGCCGAGTTCGTTCAGTCGACTTTGGACAGGACGACGGCCCACACACGATCACGGTCCAGAACGGCGACGCGGTGGCACACATGACTGCGCGGTGGGTCGTCGATGCCTCGGGCAGGAATCGGGCGCTGTCCCGTCAGCTGGATCTCAAGCGCGAAAACGAGCATCACTGCAATGCAGTGTGGTTCCGGGTCGCGGCGGAAGTCGACATCGGGCGGTGGAGCGATGAACCGTCCTGGCAGGCACGGCTGCACGAGGGTGACCGTGCGATGTCCACCAATCACCTCATGGGTGAGGGTTACTGGGTCTGGCTCATCCGACTCGCATCCGGTGCGACCAGCGTGGGTATCGTGGCCGACCCGGCGTTCCACGCGTTTGACGACTTCAACACACTGGCCAGGGCAAAAGCATGGCTCAGCGCGCACGAACCGCAGTGCGCCGCAGTGCTCGCGGAACTCGACGACCTGATCATGGACTTCCGTGTGATGAAGAAATACAGCCATGGTGCGACCAAGGTGTTCGACGGGCACGACAGGTGGTGTCTCACGGGAGACGCGGGAGTATTCCTCGACCCCTTGTACTCGTCCGGACTGGATCTCGTTGCGATCGGAAATGGGCTGATCACCGATATGGTCGTTCGCGACCTCGACGGTGAGGACGTCCTTGCTCGCTCACAGATCAGTGATTCGCTGTATCGGTCGCTCACCGAGATGTGGCTCGCGGTGTATCAAGATCAGTACACGCTGATGGGATCCGCGCCGGTGATGTCCTCGAAAATCGTCTGGGATATCGCGTTCTATTGGGGATTCGTCGGTCTCCTCTACACAAACGACCGCTTCGTGCGGGTGGCTGATGAGCCGGATTTCGTTCCTCACCTCGAAGGTCTCATCGCGCTCAGTAATCGCGTTCAACGGTTCTTTCGGGAGTGGGCTGCGGTGGAGGTCGGCGAGTCGTCGTTGGCATTCGTCGACCTGTATGCGCCGCTGAAGTTCATGGAGCTATTGCACATCGCAATGATGGGAAAGGCCGCGAACTTCACCGAGCAGTTCGAAGCCAATGCTCGGCTGTTGCGTCAGCTGGCCGGTCAGCTTGTCGAAACCGTCATCGCGGACAAGTCTGCGATGTTCGGAGACGATGACACGATGCATCAAGTGCAGGAATGGCAACGGGATTCGTTACTACGCGAATTGCGATCGGTCTACCGGCGCGAGCAAGCAAGCAATCCGGTGAGCGGCGACTGGATTGTCGCCACCACGCCGGCACTTCAATCGAGTTGA
- a CDS encoding MlaD family protein — protein sequence MKFNARTTLVILAVMTLFGAAYMTFAVLDVSPTKQVTRLTLLLNASGGLMPTSDVTMRGIKVGRVSGIQTTNFGLAVSIELDRAHQVPAASPISIENLSAVGEQYIDFKPELIAPPYFTDGAVIPADQVAPIVTASDLLAKVNVLFTALNLDQIRSIVNEMSAVFADNDDTIDSLATTAGLTADVIQDDKALLATLVNNVSTLTTNLGDLNAGYVISETGDQLPPSVQAFLGLIHEIETISHAGVGVIGPDDAVTVMVAKLGEYLDLLAGPLGSFATVLQPALAPLHDIKIDAGHWLDFWESTFNDTGGVRVQLNVPEWHQGAR from the coding sequence ATGAAATTCAACGCCCGCACCACACTGGTCATCCTCGCGGTGATGACACTTTTCGGAGCCGCTTATATGACATTCGCTGTGCTGGACGTGAGTCCGACCAAGCAGGTCACCCGACTCACCCTTCTGCTCAACGCTTCCGGCGGGCTGATGCCCACATCGGACGTGACGATGCGCGGCATCAAGGTCGGTCGCGTGTCAGGTATCCAGACCACCAACTTCGGGCTCGCGGTCTCGATCGAACTCGACCGGGCACACCAGGTTCCCGCCGCCAGCCCGATCAGCATCGAGAACCTCTCCGCCGTCGGCGAGCAATACATCGACTTCAAGCCGGAATTGATTGCGCCGCCGTACTTCACCGATGGGGCGGTGATCCCCGCGGATCAGGTTGCGCCGATCGTCACTGCCAGTGACTTGCTCGCCAAGGTCAATGTCTTGTTCACGGCGCTGAACCTCGACCAGATTCGGTCCATCGTCAACGAGATGTCCGCCGTGTTCGCCGACAACGACGACACCATCGACTCGCTGGCCACCACTGCCGGATTGACCGCCGACGTGATCCAGGATGACAAGGCACTGCTGGCCACCCTCGTTAACAACGTCTCGACCCTCACCACCAACCTGGGCGACCTCAACGCCGGCTACGTGATCAGCGAGACCGGTGATCAGCTACCACCCTCGGTTCAGGCATTCCTGGGCCTGATCCACGAAATCGAGACGATCTCACATGCCGGAGTGGGGGTAATTGGCCCTGACGATGCGGTCACGGTCATGGTCGCGAAGCTCGGCGAATACCTCGACCTCTTGGCCGGGCCGCTGGGCAGCTTTGCCACCGTCCTGCAGCCTGCGCTCGCACCGCTACACGACATCAAAATAGACGCCGGGCACTGGCTCGACTTCTGGGAATCAACGTTCAACGACACCGGGGGAGTACGGGTCCAACTCAACGTGCCCGAATGGCACCAGGGTGCGCGATGA